From Carassius auratus strain Wakin chromosome 22, ASM336829v1, whole genome shotgun sequence, a single genomic window includes:
- the LOC113039469 gene encoding LOW QUALITY PROTEIN: formimidoyltransferase-cyclodeaminase-like (The sequence of the model RefSeq protein was modified relative to this genomic sequence to represent the inferred CDS: inserted 1 base in 1 codon), protein MAKLVECVPNFSEGRNKEVIDAIADAISATEGCSLLDVDPGSSTNRTVYTFVGQPMAVIEGALNAARVAFKLIDMTKHSGEHPRMGAMDVCPFIPVQNVSMEECVQCANQFGQRLSDMLNVPVYLYGEAARKESRRSLPSVRAGXYEALPEKLKKSEWAPEYGPAAFVPSWGATVTGARKFLIAYNVNLLSTKEQAHRIALDIREQGRGKDQPGLLRRVQGMGWYLEEASLAQVSTNILDFEVTPMHTVYEEICIDAKDLNLPVVGSQIVGLIPLKAMLDCADFYIQKEKLFVVEEEHKIRLVISKLGLDSLGPFVPKERIIEYMVRDNRDDGRLVSLSLEKFVHSVGARTAAPGGGSVSAAIAAMGAALGCMVGQMTYGKRQFESLDAEMRKLIPPFHEAMNDLLLKVDADSAAFNSYMAALKLPKGTPDEIKRREEAMQEGLKAAVGVPLSLAERINTLWPVLKEMVKYGNVACKSDIQVSAKALETAVFGAYYNVIINLKDITDASFRAATEATVSALLKNARENANLALETADRRK, encoded by the exons GTCATTGACGCCATAGCCGATGCCATCTCTGCCACAGAGGGCTGCAGTTTGCTGGACGTCGACCCAGGCTCTTCAACAAACAGGACGGTGTACACTTTTGTGGGACAACCCATGGCTGTCATCGAGGGGGCGCTGAATGCCGCCCGTGTCGCGTTTAAACTCATAGACATGACCAAACACTCAG GTGAACACCCTCGCATGGGTGCGATGGATGTGTGTCCCTTCATACCGGTGCAGAACGTCAGCATGGAGGAGTGTGTACAGTGTGCCAATCAGTTTGGCCAGAGATTGTCAGACATGCTCAATGTGCCTG TCTATCTCTACGGAGAGGCGGCCAGAAAAGAGAGCAGAAGGTCACTTCCCTCAGTCCGTGCAG AATATGAAGCATTACCGGAGAAG CTCAAGAAGAGCGAATGGGCCCCTGAATATGGCCCCGCCGCCTTCGTCCCTTCTTGGGGCGCCACAGTCACCGGCGCCCGAAAGTTTCTCATCGCCTACAACGTGAACCTTCTGAGCACTAAGGAACAGGCTCACCGAATCGCACTGGATATTAGAGAACAGGGCCGTGGGAAAGAtcag CCTGGGCTTCTGAGAAGGGTTCAGGGAATGGGATGGTACTTGGAGGAGGCCAGCCTCGCTCAGGTGTCCACCAACATCCTGGACTTTGAGGTGACGCCCATGCACACGGTCTATGAGGAGATCTGCATTGATGCCAAG GATTTGAACCTTCCAGTGGTGGGGTCCCAGATAGTCGGGCTGATTCCTCTGAAGGCGATGCTGGACTGTGCGGACTTCTACATCCAAAAAGAAAAGCTCTTCGTTGTGGAAGAGGAGCACAAAATCCGACTG GTTATCAGCAAATTAGGACTCGACTCCTTGGGACCATTTGTTCCAAAGGAGAGAATCATAGA GTATATGGTACGGGACAACCGGGACGATGGCCGGCTTGTGTCTCTGTCTCTAGAGAAGTTCGTCCACAGTGTTGGGGCCAGAACAGCGGCTCCTGGTGGAGGGTCTGTTTCTGCGGCAATCGCTGCTATG GGTGCAGCTCTGGGCTGCATGGTCGGTCAGATGACATACGGGAAGAGGCAGTTTGAGTCTCTGGATGCGGAGATGAGGAAACTTATTCCTCCGTTTCATGAAGCCATGAATGACTTATTATTAAAAGTGGACGCTGATTCGGCAGCTTTTAACAGCTACATG GCTGCTCTGAAATTGCCCAAAGGCACACCTGATGAAATCAAAAG GAGGGAGGAAGCCATGCAGGAGGGTCTGAAGGCGGCGGTGGGCGTTCCTCTGTCTCTGGCAGAGAGAATAAACACACTGTGGCCTGTTCTCAAAGAGATGGTAAAATACGGAAATGTGGCGTGTAAATCAGACATTCAG GTATCGGCAAAAGCTTTGGAAACAGCAGTATTTGGagcatattacaacgttattatAAACCTGAAGGACATCACAGATGCTTCATTCAGGGCCGCC ACTGAAGCGACAGTGTCTGCGCTGTTAAAGAACGCCAGAGAGAATGCTAACTTAGCACTGGAGACAGCCGACCGCAGGAAATGA
- the LOC113039470 gene encoding growth/differentiation factor 8, translating into MFILLYLSFWSVLGSHSQSLSSTAATKTTTLQAFVTPGEDNGQCTTCQFRQQSKLMRLHSIKSQILSILRLEQAPNISRDTVKLLLPKAPPLQELLDQYDQNGGISEDEEQSSSETIITMATEPQAFTHLEGMPKCCMFSLSPKIMPNSILKALLWIYLRPAEEPTTVFIQISHLRASSEGSNHSRIRAQKIDVNARTNSWQHINMKQLLQLWLKQPESHFGIEIKAFDVNGNDLAVTSAESGEEGLQPFLEVKISDTGKRSRRDTGLDCDEHSTESRCCRYPLTVDFEEFGWDWIIAPKRYKANYCSGECVQKYPHSHIVNKANPRGSVGPCCTPTKMSPINMLYFNDREQIIYGKIPSMVVDLCGCS; encoded by the exons ATGTTTATCCTTCTTTATCTGAGCTTTTGGAGTGTGTTGGGGTCGCACAGCCAGAGCCTGAGCTCAACAgcagcaacaaaaacaacaacattgcaaGCATTTGTGACACCTGGAGAAGACAACGGCCAATGCACGACCTGCCAGTTTAGACAGCAGAGTAAACTCATGCGCCTGCACTCCATTAAGTCTCAGATTTTGAGCATCCTGCGTCTAGAACAAGCTCCGAATATCAGCAGAGACACTGTCAAGCTACTCTTACCCAAGGCACCTCCACTGCAGGAGCTCCTGGATCAGTATGACCAAAATGGAGGCATTAGTGAGGATGAGGAACAAAGCAGCAGTGAGACCATCATTACCATGGCCACAGAAC CTCAAGCCTTCACCCATCTTGAGGGAATGCCGAAGTGTTGCATGTTCTCCCTGAGCCCGAAGATTATGCCTAACAGCATCCTCAAGGCCCTGCTCTGGATCTACCTCCGACCAGCTGAGGAGCCAACCACGGTCTTCATCCAGATATCTCACCTGAGGGCTTCGTCTGAAGGGAGCAACCACTCAAGAATACGAGCGCAAAAAATTGACGTGAACGCCCGGACAAACTCCTGGCAGCACATCAACATGAAGCAGCTGTTGCAGTTGTGGCTCAaacagccggagagtcactttggGATAGAAATCAAGGCCTTTGATGTAAATGGAAATGACCTGGCTGTGACCTCCGCAGAATCTGGAGAAGAAGGACTG CAACCCTTCCTGGAAGTGAAAATATCAGACACTGGCAAGCGGTCCAGACGGGACACAGGCCTCGATTGTGATGAGCACTCCACCGAGTCACGTTGCTGCCGGTATCCACTCACCGTCGACTTCGAGGAGTTCGGTTGGGACTGGATAATTGCTCCCAAGCGTTACAAGGCCAATTACTGCTCCGGTGAATGTGTGCAGAAGTACCCCCACAGTCACATTGTCAACAAGGCCAACCCTCGGGGCAGCGTAGGCCCATGCTGCACGCCCACCAAGATGTCACCCATAAACATGCTGTATTTCAATGACCGTGAGCAGATAATCTACGGAAAAATCCCTTCAATGGTCGTGGACCTTTGTGGCTGCTCCTGA
- the LOC113040769 gene encoding signal transducer and activator of transcription 1-alpha/beta-like — protein sequence MSQWLELQQLDSKFLEQVDQLYDDSFPMAIRQYLSCWIESHDWDHVANVENESLATVRFHDLLTQLDHQHSRFAMEKDFLNQHNIRKIKRNLQTLFQDNPVSMAMIISRNLCEERKILAAAQVSENRTENTQNDMIVEKHREMDGRVKDIKMKVQDTEQTIKNLEDQQDEYDFKSKTLQSREELNGTISKEDLNRERLTIHAMFVKLNETRTKVITHMSEVLNNMDPVVFELISTELPEWRRRQQMACIGGLTNVCLDQLQNWFTSLAESLLQLRQQLKKLLELEQKFTYEKDPITLSKSTLDDRIMMNFKNLITNSLVVERQPCMPTQLQRPLVLKTGVLFTLKLRLLIKLQEFNHTVRVKVQFDKDIVEKRKGFRMFNILGTAMKVMNMEESNGMAAEFRHLQLKEKKVTGNRTSEGPLIVTEELHSITFEAELCWSGMVMNFETTSLPIVVISNVSQLPSGWASIMWYNMLTSEPKNLAFFVTPPSATWGHLSEVLSWQFSSITKRGLNQEQLSMLGTKLLGPKAVMDPEAQIPWNRFCKSGSEKNFTFWLWIEGILDLIKRHLLSLWDDGCIMGFVTKDRTKALLHDKLSGTFLLRFSESNRDGAITFSWVEHDANEEPQIRSVEPYTKKELSAVSLPDIIRNYRVMAADNVPENPLRFLFPNLPKDEAFKKYYSKPTDKQEPMDVDKKLHEGYISTTLISISEMQPQDYNDTLMPMSPEVYGELERMNRYVTDSLNFEVEYYHSYPSDLSLS from the exons ATGAGTCAGTGGTTGGAGCTTCAGCAACTGGATTCGAAGTTTTTGGAACAGGTCGACCAACTGTACGATGACAGCTTTCCGATGGCCATCCGGCAGTACCTCAGCTGCTGGATAGAAAGCCATGACTG GGACCATGTTGCTAATGTGGAGAATGAGTCGCTGGCAACCGTGCGGTTTCATGATCTTTTGACCCAGTTGGATCACCAACACAGCCGCTTCGCGATGGAGAAAGACTTCCTGAACCAGCACAATATCCGCAAAATTAAGAGGAACTTGCAG ACCCTCTTCCAAGACAATCCCGTTTCAATGGCGATGATCATCAGTAGGAACCTTTGCGAGGAGAGGAAGATTCTGGCTGCTGCCCAAGTGTCAGAG AATCGCACCGAAAACACCCAAAATGACATGATCGTGGAGAAACATCGAGAGATGGATGGAAGGGTGAAAGACATAAAGATGAAAGTACAG GACACAGAGCAGACTATCAAAAATCTAGAAGACCAGCAAGATGAATACGACTTCAAGAGCAAAACTCTACAAAGCAGAG AGGAACTGAACGGGACAATTTCAAAGGAAGACCTGAACCGTGAGAGATTGACTATCCATGCCATGTTTGTGAAACTCAACGAAACAAGAACG AAAGTGATCACTCACATGTCAGAGGTGTTGAACAATATGGATCCGGTGGTCTTTGAGCTAATCTCAACAGAACTGCCCGAGTGGAGACGCCGTCAACAGATGGCTTGCATCGGTGGACTAACCAATGTCTGCTTGGACCAGCTCCAGAACTG GTTTACTTCTCTAGCAGAATCTCTGCTTCAGCTCAGGCAGCAGCTCAAGAAACTTCTGGAGCTGGAGCAGAAATTCACATATGAAAAGGATCCCATCACCCTCAGCAAAAGCACTCTGGACGACAGGATCATGATGAACTTCAAAAACCTCATCACAAA CTCCTTGGTAGTCGAGCGACAGCCATGCATGCCGACCCAACTGCAAAGACCTTTGGTGCTGAAGACGGGTGTTCTGTTCACCCTCAAATTACG GCTGCTCATAAAACTTCAGGAATTCAACCACACTGTTCGGGTGAAGGTGCAATTCGACAA GGATATTGTTGAGAAACGGAAAGG GTTTCGCATGTTCAACATCTTGGGAACGGCCATGAAGGTGATGAACATGGAGGAATCCAATGGGATGGCAGCAGAATTCCGTCATCTG CAACTGAAAGAGAAGAAAGTTACCGGAAACAGAACAAGTGAG GGCCCTCTGATCGTCACGGAGGAACTTCACTCCATCACCTTTGAGGCTGAGCTCTGCTGGTCTGGAATGGTCATGAACTTCGAG ACCACATCTCTGCCCATAGTTGTGATCTCCAACGTCAGTCAGCTCCCCAGTGGATGGGCCTCCATCATGTGGTACAACATGCTGACTTCTGAACCAAAG AACCTTGCGTTCTTCGTGACTCCTCCTTCAGCCACGTGGGGGCATCTATCAGAAGTGCTGAGCTGGCAGTTCTCCTCCATCACCAAAAGAGGTCTTAACCAAGAACAGTTAAGCATGCTGGGTACCAAACTCCTTG GACCTAAAGCGGTGATGGATCCTGAAGCTCAGATTCCTTGGAATAGATTCTGCAAG TCTGGCAGTGAGAAGAACTTCACCTTCTGGCTGTGGATTGAAGGAATTTTGGACTTGATAAAGAGACACCTGCTGAGTCTGTGGGATGATGG ATGTATAATGGGCTTTGTGACCAAAGACCGAACTAAAGCTCTGCTACATGACAAATTGTCCGGGACATTTCTGTTGCGCTTCAGCGAGAGTAACCGTGACGGAGCCATCACCTTCAGCTGGGTTGAACACGACGCAAACG aaGAGCCGCAGATTCGCTCCGTTGAGCCCTACACGAAGAAGGAACTCTCTGCCGTCTCACTTCCTGACATCATCCGCAATTATCGCGTGATGGCGGCCGACAACGTCCCAGAAAACCCTCTGCGCTTCCTATTTCCCAACTTACCCAAAGACGAGGCCTTCAAAAAATACTACTCCAAACCTACCGACA AGCAAGAACCAATGGATGTGGATAAGAAGTTACATGAGGGATACATAAGCACCACTCTCATCTCCATCTCTGAAAT gcAGCCACAAGACTATAACGACACACTCATGCCAATGTCGCCTGAGGTTTATGGCGAGCTGGAGCGCATG aACCGATATGTCACCGATTCATTAAATTTTGAGGTAGAGTACTATCATTCCTAT CCCTCAGACTTGAGTCTCTCGTAA